The Arachis ipaensis cultivar K30076 chromosome B07, Araip1.1, whole genome shotgun sequence genome includes a window with the following:
- the LOC107610001 gene encoding uncharacterized protein LOC107610001, protein MGALATLPPWISEDDPLLKNAVEAGASLESLAKGAVQFSRRYSFREIRDRWYSILYDPIISAEASAGMTDFEISTSPLPSKFIKFGNTRERKIDSAKRKAESVRTSYYAMRKRIRNDAFNSMDLGFLVDPENDNYGVNGSESLPKNCLAEGETSNHFGFHGSHTDPAQYSFPENMMNGGAITNGVTIHAYYTGAKDPVQDNIPAEQQDVLREEPQFLRGDVSNGAAEEMGVPEELAIDSFIDDDNLETPFDQINSDPGNLCSEFDGNDVFDSSEMECGTSFNSLHLSPLPEMPVWKTHASIQEPEMPCGDFKDSIACGEAYLAELSNSLLNFTNEEELYLMDVDGKDGIDKSYYDGLSSLLLSSPNDVSQDQLPEKAEAESSVASQAKVSNLSVSCHAKVDDNNRLQSSDAQTVQKSDIQVSSSVSVKDPRFPELINGVVFCALNTEEPEVPCNVDVFLLPVDVPPSTSPYSSEWVYTESNKPISSYVQDYGFSNHKALERSRMIKVEQKKPAEFRGSSQVMGSPPFPGVQCEFSNSHASHIASRSAVTVSGGLGGNKASTTNAIMHANPKDTPINVGLTHCLNSRVTNSYSEKPTLGSNGFRNHPYSDGSGMKQGKNLPLPIQDRHWQHAEVGSSDVPKSHLVAIPPTLDEEQYMESDDDVPCYSDIEAMILDMDLDPDDQDLFYNEEVSTYQHEETKRTIIRMEQGAHSYMQRAIALHEAIAILYGRHSKHYIKKAEVLLGRATEGVPVDIDLGKGGYANKISRHQAIIKLDNDGSFYIKNFGKTSILVNNKEVQRGQSQRLYSNCLIELRGMSFIFETNPSRVKQYPDQHITDNS, encoded by the exons ATGGGTGCTCTTGCCACTCTGCCTCCTTGGATTTCCGAGGACGACCCTCTCCTCAAGAACGCCGTTGag GCCGGTGCTTCTTTAGAGTCACTAGCAAAAGGTGCGGTGCAGTTTTCTCGAAGATATAGTTTTAGAGAAATACGCGATAGATGGTACTCTATCCTCTATGATCCTATTATTTCTGCGGAAGCATCTGCAGGCATGACAGACTTTGAGATTTCTACTTCACCTCTCCCATCGAAGTTCATCAAGTTTGGAAATACAAGAGAACGCAAAATTGATTCTGCAAAAAGAAAAGCTGAAAGTGTACGGACTTCCTATTATGCTATGCGGAAAAGAATCCGCAATGACGCATTTAATTCCATGGACTTAGGTTTCCTTGTGGATCCTGAAAATGACAATTATGGTGTAAATGGAAGTGAGAGTTTGCCTAAAAACTGTTTGGCCGAAGGTGAAACGTCCAATCATTTTGGTTTCCATGGTTCACATACTGATCCTGCTCAGTATTCTTTTCCTGAAAATATGATGAATGGTGGTGCTATAACGAATGGAGTTACTATCCATGCATATTACACCGGAGCTAAGGATCCAGTTCAAGACAATATACCTGCTGAGCAACAAGATGTACTTAGAGAAGAACCTCAATTTCTTCGAGGTGATGTTTCCAATGGAGCTGCAGAGGAGATGGGTGTTCCAGAAGAACTAGCCATTGATAGCTTCATTGATGACGATAATTTAGAGACCCCATTTGATCAGATCAACAGTGACCCTGGAAACCTGTGTTCTGAGTTTGATGGAAATGATGTATTTGATTCATCTGAAATGGAATGTGGTACATCATTTAATAGCTTACATTTGTCTCCACTCCCGGAAATGCCAGTGTGGAAAACACATGCGAGCATTCAAGAACCTGAAATGCCATGTGGTGATTTTAAGGATTCTATTGCTTGTGGGGAGGCTTACCTGGCAGAACTGTCCAATTCTCTCTTAAACTTCACAAATGAGGAAGAACTCTATCTGATGGATGTTGATGGAAAAGACGGGATTGATAAGTCTTATTATGATGGTCTGAGTTCACTTCTACTAAGTTCTCCTAATGATGTTAGCCAAGATCAGTTGCCTGAAAAGGCTGAGGCAGAGTCTTCAGTGGCCTCACAAGCAAAAGTTTCAAATCTGTCAGTTTCATGTCATGCAAAAGTAGATGATAACAATAGACTACAGTCTAGCGATGCCCAAACAGTTCAGAAATCAGATATCCAAGTATCATCTTCTGTCTCTGTTAAAGATCCTCGTTTTCCTGAACTAATTAATGGAGTTGTATTCTGTGCTCTAAACACTGAAGAACCAGAAGTTCCATGCAATGTTGATGTTTTCTTACTACCCGTGGATGTGCCTCCTTCAACATCTCCATATTCATCTGAATGGGTGTATACAGAATCCAATAAGCCAATTTCATCATATGTTCAGGATTATGGATTTAGTAACCATAAAGCTCTTGAAAGAAGTAGAATGATAAAGGTAGAACAGAAAAAACCCGCAGAATTTCGTGGATCTTCTCAGGTGATGGGATCTCCTCCCTTTCCAGGGGTACAGTGTGAATTTTCGAATTCTCATGCATCACACATAGCGTCCAGGAGTGCTGTGACTGTTTCTGGTGGGTTAGGTGGAAATAAAGCTAGCACAACCAATGCTATCATGCATGCAAACCCAAAGGACACACCTATCAATGTAGGCTTGACACATTGTCTAAATAGTCGTGTGACAAACTCTTATAGTGAGAAACCAACCCTTGGGTCTAATGGCTTCAGAAATCATCCTTATTCTGATGGCTCTGGCATGAAACAGGGAAAAAACTTACCCTTGCCAATTCAAGATCGTCATTGGCAACATGCTGAAGTGGGGTCTTCAGATGTTCCCAAGTCTCATCTGGTGGCAATTCCTCCAACTTTAGATGAAGAGCAATATATGGAGAGTGATGATGATGTTCCTTGTTATTCTGATATAGAGGCAATG ATACTTGATATGGATCTGGATCCAGATGATCAGGATTTGTTTTATAACGAGGAAG TATCAACATATCAACATGAGGAAACTAAGCGGACTATCATAAGGATGGAACAGGGTGCTCATTCCTATATGCAGAGAGCCATTGCTTTACATGAAGCAATTGCCATTTTATATGGTCGCCATTCAAAGCATTATATTAAGAAAGCCGAG GTTTTACTTGGACGGGCAACAGAAGGTGTTCCAGTAGATATTGACTTGGGCAAAGGAGGTTATGCAAATAAAATATCTCGACACCAG GCAATTATAAAGCTGGACAATGATGGATCTTTCTACATTAAAAACTTTGGCAAGACTTCAATATTGGTGAATAACAAAGAAGTGCAGAGGGGTCAGTCTCAAAGACTATACTCCAATTGTTTGATCGAG TTGAGGGGGATGTCATTCATATTTGAGACAAATCCTAGTCGTGTGAAGCAGTATCCGGATCAGCATATTACAGACAATTCATAA